In one window of Miscanthus floridulus cultivar M001 chromosome 12, ASM1932011v1, whole genome shotgun sequence DNA:
- the LOC136496194 gene encoding uncharacterized protein yields MQSFLEDVVKSELSKSVERFDVAWDVEPRWRCPRLIKKRSRDGNEQLRRSCNLRRRRRDPSEHRPPAPSARHAARPLDPSLPPPRRGFFGRPKAIVAPLALSRSGVGGRHARDRIRHDLHGRRLLRPNLLLHRAFLPGLFSDYLGSALGSSRAYANTSLRSGAAPAIWASRKYRSTAHTMCSFKYPQGCYFRIASLDSEYPNNQGISGWASSFLMKTYSAALQVSVASN; encoded by the exons ATGCAGTCGTTCCTAGAGGATGTGGTGAAGTCGGAGCTGTCCAAGTCCGTCGAGAGGTTCGATGTGGCGTGGGATGTAGAACCAAGATGG CGATGTCCCAGATTAATAAAAAAACGCAGCCGCGACGGCAACGAGCAGCTACGCCGCTCCTGCAAcctccgccggcgccggcgcgacCCGTCGGAGCACCGCCCACCTGCGCCCTCTGCCCGCCACGCCGCGCGGCCGCTGGACCCGTCGCTGCCACCGCCACGACGAGGATTTTTTGGCCGGCCCAAAGCTATCGTGGCCCCACTGGCCCTTTCCCGCAGCGGCGTCGGCGGCCGCCATGCCCGGGACCGGATCCGGCACGATCTCCATGGCCGGCGACTTCTTCGGCCAAACCTGCTCCTCCACCGTGCCTTCCTCCCCGGCCTCTTCAGCGACTACCTCGGCTCCGCACTCGGGTCCTCCCGCGCCTACGCCAACACGTCGCTTAGATCCGGCGCTGCACCAGCCATCTGGGCCAGTCGGAAGTACAGATCGACGGCGCACACCATGTGTTCATTCAAATACCCTCAAG GATGCTACTTCAGAATCGCGTCATTGGACAGTGAGTACCCGAACAATCAAGGGATCTCAGGTTGGGCTTCATCTTTCTTGATGAAGACATACAGTGCTGCTTTGCAG GTATCAGTTGCTTCAAACTGA
- the LOC136497776 gene encoding uncharacterized protein, with product MDGSPPPEQRRSNGAPCSSGRSVGSSHGSPAFYNGFLARLHDPTDRQDASPNLLYKNAPRCPRCIPTPISRIHFHFHPDQSSLPSPPLPQISPATATATATATAMHFRVASIKDVERLIRKRGNEEEVEVRVSKSIKGVSQARRMRVLLRRQMRERAWCVGGISTLRPLVPIANKTQQALVVLRKLDGITTRAADAAVADTEAAKLQADAVREAEKLSEIGYRLSRSPIVPVRQLGDVLLYLGEDVQESNMQAVTFRGRIRMARSHCRDTHSQSIQTIHAAF from the coding sequence ATGGACGGTTCTCCTCCACCGGAGCAGCGTCGATCCAATGGCGCTCCTTGCTCGTCTGGACGATCCGTGGGATCGTCCCACGGATCGCCGGCCTTCTACAATGGCTTCCTTGCTCGTCTGCACGATCCCACGGATCGCCAAGACGCATCACCAAATCTCCTATATAAAAATGCCCCCCGCTGTCCCCGCTGTATTCCCACGCCAATCTCTCGCATCCATTTCCACTTCCACCCGGATCAGTCGTCGCTTCCCTCTCCACCACTACCCCAAATCTcgcccgccaccgccaccgccaccgccaccgccaccgcaatGCATTTCCGTGTCGCGTCGATCAAGGATGTTGAGCGGCTGATTCGGAAGCGCGGCAACGAGGAGGAGGTCGAGGTTCGAGTGAGCAAGAGCATCAAGGGGGTCTCTCAGGCTCGGAGGATGCGGGTCCTTCTTCGTCGGCAGATGAGGGAGAGGGCATGGTGCGTCGGCGGCATCTCCACCCTCAGGCCGCTGGTCCCCATCGCCAATAAGACCCAGCAAGCCCTCGTCGTCCTGCGCAAGCTGGATGGCATCACCACCCGAGCGGCGGACGCTGCCGTCGCCGACACCGAGGCTGCCAAACTCCAGGCTGATGCCGTCCGCGAGGCTGAGAAACTGTCCGAGATAGGCTACCGCCTGAGCCGGTCGCCCATCGTCCCCGTCAGGCAGCTCGGCGACGTGCTGTTGTACCTCGGTGAGGATGTGCAGGAAAGCAACATGCAGGCTGTCACATTCCGAGGTAGGATCCGTATGGCTCGGTCCCATTGCAGGGATACGCACAGCCAGAGCATCCAGACCATCCACGCGGCGTTCTGA